From Thermonema lapsum, the proteins below share one genomic window:
- a CDS encoding 6-pyruvoyl trahydropterin synthase family protein produces MLYVSRREHFNAAHKLYNPKWSKEENEAVFGPCANENWHGHNFELIVTVKGYPNPDTGFVVDLKKLSRLIREEVIEKLDHKNLNLDVDFLRDKLPSCENIIKEIWHILEPKIPTLAPNNYARLHALRLYETPNNYVEYFGEK; encoded by the coding sequence ATGTTGTACGTATCCAGAAGAGAACACTTCAACGCAGCGCACAAGCTTTACAACCCCAAGTGGAGCAAAGAAGAAAACGAAGCGGTTTTTGGTCCTTGCGCCAACGAAAATTGGCACGGTCATAACTTCGAGCTCATCGTAACGGTCAAAGGATATCCCAATCCCGATACTGGCTTTGTGGTAGACCTCAAGAAGCTCAGCCGTCTCATTCGTGAAGAAGTCATCGAAAAGCTCGACCACAAAAACCTCAATCTCGACGTGGACTTTCTGCGCGACAAGTTGCCCAGCTGCGAAAACATTATCAAAGAGATTTGGCATATCCTCGAACCCAAAATACCCACATTGGCACCGAACAATTACGCCCGCCTTCATGCCTTGCGCCTCTATGAAACCCCTAACAATTATGTAGAATATTTTGGCGAGAAATAA
- a CDS encoding OmpA family protein produces MRTLFCFLYSYLCVCVAGAQNLVPNPGFEQYDRCPTKYGEIARAVPWFGVRGTPDFLAACTSNSAIKTPGNYFGSMVAHSGGNYAGLASYHPTVPNEMIAVKLSRPLRKGKRYRAGYWLSLAYSYSGYASNNMGLRFSNAPYADTLATEAHLRMENILDYTGGWTLFEGVFRADQDYQYLLIGNFYTKERSKLKERPFAAASSAYYYIDDVFVEELPDSNEIVVSIEVPATIEAELHLKAEGEQEQQGTFTGDTLLHLPKRRYRVEIHTPGNYPVIEDIVPDSTALTIKAQPQPLKKGETIVLRHIYFDFDKATLKKASYEELDLLADIMRRNPSMRILISGHTDNVGRSDYNQRLSLARAEAVRSYLLSKGIAPRRIEVKGWGMERPIAPNDTEEGRALNRRVEFTILDF; encoded by the coding sequence ATGAGGACACTTTTTTGCTTTTTGTATTCGTATTTGTGCGTATGTGTTGCTGGGGCGCAAAATCTGGTGCCCAACCCCGGCTTTGAGCAGTATGACCGCTGCCCCACAAAGTATGGCGAGATTGCACGGGCAGTGCCTTGGTTTGGTGTACGTGGTACTCCCGACTTTCTGGCTGCTTGCACTTCCAATTCTGCCATTAAGACACCGGGCAACTATTTCGGCAGTATGGTGGCACATAGTGGGGGTAATTACGCCGGCTTGGCTTCTTATCATCCTACGGTGCCCAATGAGATGATAGCTGTGAAGTTGAGCCGTCCCCTGCGCAAAGGCAAGCGCTACCGGGCAGGCTATTGGCTTTCGCTGGCTTATAGTTATTCGGGCTATGCCTCCAACAATATGGGCTTGCGTTTTAGCAATGCCCCCTATGCCGACACACTGGCTACCGAAGCGCACTTGCGCATGGAAAACATCTTAGACTATACAGGAGGTTGGACGCTCTTCGAAGGGGTCTTTCGTGCTGACCAAGATTATCAATATCTTTTGATTGGGAATTTCTACACCAAAGAGCGTTCTAAGCTGAAAGAACGCCCTTTTGCAGCGGCTTCTTCGGCTTATTACTACATTGATGATGTTTTTGTGGAAGAGCTACCCGACAGCAACGAAATAGTAGTAAGCATAGAAGTGCCTGCAACCATCGAGGCAGAACTGCACCTGAAAGCCGAAGGGGAGCAAGAACAACAAGGTACATTCACCGGCGACACCCTCCTCCATTTGCCCAAACGACGCTATCGTGTGGAAATACACACGCCTGGCAACTATCCGGTTATAGAAGACATTGTGCCCGACAGCACAGCATTGACTATCAAAGCGCAACCACAACCTTTGAAGAAGGGCGAAACCATCGTGTTGCGCCATATCTACTTTGACTTCGACAAGGCTACTTTGAAGAAAGCTTCCTATGAGGAGCTGGACCTGCTGGCAGACATCATGCGCCGAAATCCTTCCATGCGTATTCTCATCAGCGGGCATACCGACAATGTGGGGAGGAGCGACTACAACCAGCGCCTGTCGCTGGCACGTGCAGAGGCAGTACGCAGCTACCTGCTGTCGAAAGGAATCGCCCCACGGCGCATAGAGGTGAAAGGTTGGGGTATGGAGCGCCCCATTGCCCCGAACGATACCGAAGAAGGGCGTGCCCTGAACCGGCGTGTAGAATTTACTATCTTGGATTTCTGA
- a CDS encoding acyl-CoA thioesterase translates to MTSKKQLSKEEFLDLYKATFRLPTQWGELDLGGHINNVVYMRYFESGRVAYLQKIVENKRFDFTPVGPVLASIEVHYKVPLFFPDTITIGTRVINMDEYSLIMEAAIWSEQHRRITTEAKARLVFYDFRTQQKAPIPQEVVEGITALDGIEQQLQG, encoded by the coding sequence ATGACTTCAAAAAAACAACTGAGCAAAGAAGAATTTCTTGACCTCTACAAAGCCACTTTTCGCCTACCTACCCAATGGGGCGAACTCGACCTTGGCGGTCATATAAACAATGTGGTGTATATGCGCTACTTTGAGTCGGGGCGCGTGGCTTATCTGCAAAAAATAGTTGAAAACAAACGCTTTGACTTCACCCCGGTAGGTCCCGTGCTGGCAAGCATCGAAGTGCACTACAAAGTGCCTTTGTTCTTCCCCGACACCATTACCATAGGTACCCGCGTCATCAACATGGACGAATACAGCCTCATCATGGAAGCCGCCATTTGGAGCGAACAGCACCGCCGCATCACCACCGAAGCCAAGGCTCGCTTGGTGTTTTATGACTTTCGCACACAACAAAAAGCACCCATCCCACAAGAAGTGGTCGAAGGGATTACCGCCCTGGATGGCATAGAACAGCAGCTGCAAGGCTAA